Proteins encoded in a region of the Manduca sexta isolate Smith_Timp_Sample1 chromosome 9, JHU_Msex_v1.0, whole genome shotgun sequence genome:
- the LOC115448923 gene encoding peroxisome assembly protein 12 — MAVYAAHLTRTLQGTPTVFQVTAQEALGSTVKPALKKVVEYLAATYPNKCSWCLKWYDELYLLFDSFLQYHYLKHYAASFSESFYGLLRVPLNFSSEFSSGPRLPVYLERASLAALVLVPYISDKVERIVDRWREKDEDGKLGKNTADQLRRAAIRVYSVIHLVSEGVRLVQLARYLMGSARSYSPALAVLGLALSEAPPQQLPEDEYTWADFIRNMVTGQIGSAVVTFPMMGSLALGAVEYGAFAVQFLRWWESRATHQHTHALPTPPPPERDERALRWKNKCPLCLQTWKIPTVLPVSGYIFCYICISRHVRANSSCPVTRCPAAESSLVRLYID, encoded by the exons ATGGCAGTATACGCCGCTCATCTGACACGCACCTTACAAGGCACCCCCACAGTGTTTCAAGTGACCGCACAAGAAGCCCTCGGTTCTACAGTTAAACCTGCCCTTAAGAAGGTTGTGGAG TACTTAGCTGCAACATACCCTAACAAGTGCAGCTGGTGTTTAAAATGGTATGATGAGCTGTACTTGCTGTTTGATAGTTTTCTACAATATCATTACTTAAAACATTATG CTGCATCATTCTCAGAAAGTTTCTACGGTCTTCTCCGAGTGCCTTTAAACTTCTCCAGTGAGTTTAGTTCGGGGCCGCGGCTGCCCGTGTACCTCGAGCGAGCGTCTCTGGCGGCGTTGGTGTTAGTGCCTTACATTAGTGATAAAGTTGAACGGATTGTTGACCGATGGAGAGAGAAGGACGAAGATGGGAAACTTGGGAAG AATACTGCAGACCAACTCCGTCGTGCAGCCATCAGGGTATACTCTGTCATCCACCTAGTGTCCGAGGGTGTCCGCCTGGTGCAGCTGGCGCGGTATCTGATGGGATCAGCCCGGAGCTACTCGCCAGCGCTGGCGGTGCTGGGGCTCGCCCTGTCAGAGGCGCCGCCCCAGCAGCTCCCTGAAGACGAGTATACATGGGCGGACTTCATTAGGAATATGGTTACAGGGCAGATCGG GAGCGCGGTGGTGACATTCCCAATGATGGGTTCTCTGGCGCTGGGCGCGGTGGAGTACGGCGCCTTCGCCGTGCAGTTCCTGCGCTGGTGGGAGAGCCGCGCCACCCACCAGCACACCCACGCGCTGCCCACCCCGCCACCACCAGAG AGAGATGAGCGAGCCCTGCGGTGGAAGAACAAGTGTCCCTTGTGTCTGCAGACTTGGAAGATTCCCACCGTGCTGCCCGTATCAGG ATACATATTCTGCTACATCTGCATTTCCCGCCACGTGAGAGCAAACTCCTCGTGTCCGGTGACACGCTGCCCCGCGGCCGAGAGCTCGCTAGTACGGCTGTACATCGACTGA
- the LOC115448922 gene encoding poxin isoform X1 yields MFLPRFLTIAMMYYKMSAVLYSFLIVPLCYGAILDNYNITMSKRTVLNENYKGLVENFSIPAEVHERDGKKYASFGEVVPIHCCTPEEVAAREKTTHHYCDIFTERALAPLGELAYVRLDDNTAEKVFINRSKRLLVVSHDGALAQWRAAPSFESANVFVAGTPIVNKDGELVSVVTAKRGNHYAVSNFEGEGGYFATTNPWTIINTPEGASIYGDRSFNTRAEVREYIASLPPPELSELLPPKPVLHTGHSWRLALVTHNGVQLAHFYLHGVIVNNIEYL; encoded by the exons ATGTTTTTGCCGCGTTTTCTTACAATCGCAATGATGTACTACAAAATGTCGGCTGTACTCTATTCCTTCTTAATTGTACCATTGTGTTATGGAGCCATTTTAGATAATTAT AACATCACGATGTCGAAGCGGACAGTCCTAAACGAGAACTACAAGGGCCTGGTGGAGAACTTCTCCATTCCCGCGGAGGTGCACGAGAGGGACGGCAAGAAGTACGCCAGTTTCGGCGAAGTCGTGCCGATACACTGCTGCACGCCGGAAGAG GTGGCGGCGCGCGAGAAGACGACGCATCACTACTGCGACATCTTCACGGAGCGCGCGCTCGCGCCGCTCGGCGAGCTCGCCTACGTGCGGCTCGACGACAACACCGCCGAGAAG GTGTTCATAAACCGCAGCAAGCGCCTGCTGGTGGTGTCGCACGACGGTGCGCTGGCGCAGTGGCGCGCGGCGCCGAGCTTCGAGTCCGCCAACGTGTTCGTGGCGGGCACGCCCATCGTCAACAAGGACGGGGAGCTGGTGTCCGTCGTCACCGCCAAGCGGGGGAACCATTACGCCGTGTCTAATTTTGAG GGCGAAGGCGGCTACTTCGCAACCACGAATCCCTGGACCATCATCAACACGCCAGAGGGCGCCAGCATCTACGGCGACAGGAGCTTCAACACTCGCGCGGAGGTGCGGGAGTACATCGCGTCCCTCCCTCCGCCGGAGCTGTCCGAGCTCCTCCCTCCCAAGCCGGTGCTACACACGGGTCACTCCTGGAGGCTGGCACTCGTGACGCACAATGGAGTTCAGCTCGCACACTTCTACCTTCACGGCGTTATAGTCAATAATATagagtatttgtaa
- the LOC115448922 gene encoding poxin isoform X2 yields MHDCSKLQDLQLRTVKNITMSKRTVLNENYKGLVENFSIPAEVHERDGKKYASFGEVVPIHCCTPEEVAAREKTTHHYCDIFTERALAPLGELAYVRLDDNTAEKVFINRSKRLLVVSHDGALAQWRAAPSFESANVFVAGTPIVNKDGELVSVVTAKRGNHYAVSNFEGEGGYFATTNPWTIINTPEGASIYGDRSFNTRAEVREYIASLPPPELSELLPPKPVLHTGHSWRLALVTHNGVQLAHFYLHGVIVNNIEYL; encoded by the exons ATGCACGACTGTTCAAAATTGCAAGATCTTCAGTTGAGAACCGTTAAG AACATCACGATGTCGAAGCGGACAGTCCTAAACGAGAACTACAAGGGCCTGGTGGAGAACTTCTCCATTCCCGCGGAGGTGCACGAGAGGGACGGCAAGAAGTACGCCAGTTTCGGCGAAGTCGTGCCGATACACTGCTGCACGCCGGAAGAG GTGGCGGCGCGCGAGAAGACGACGCATCACTACTGCGACATCTTCACGGAGCGCGCGCTCGCGCCGCTCGGCGAGCTCGCCTACGTGCGGCTCGACGACAACACCGCCGAGAAG GTGTTCATAAACCGCAGCAAGCGCCTGCTGGTGGTGTCGCACGACGGTGCGCTGGCGCAGTGGCGCGCGGCGCCGAGCTTCGAGTCCGCCAACGTGTTCGTGGCGGGCACGCCCATCGTCAACAAGGACGGGGAGCTGGTGTCCGTCGTCACCGCCAAGCGGGGGAACCATTACGCCGTGTCTAATTTTGAG GGCGAAGGCGGCTACTTCGCAACCACGAATCCCTGGACCATCATCAACACGCCAGAGGGCGCCAGCATCTACGGCGACAGGAGCTTCAACACTCGCGCGGAGGTGCGGGAGTACATCGCGTCCCTCCCTCCGCCGGAGCTGTCCGAGCTCCTCCCTCCCAAGCCGGTGCTACACACGGGTCACTCCTGGAGGCTGGCACTCGTGACGCACAATGGAGTTCAGCTCGCACACTTCTACCTTCACGGCGTTATAGTCAATAATATagagtatttgtaa
- the LOC115448922 gene encoding poxin isoform X3, producing MSKRTVLNENYKGLVENFSIPAEVHERDGKKYASFGEVVPIHCCTPEEVAAREKTTHHYCDIFTERALAPLGELAYVRLDDNTAEKVFINRSKRLLVVSHDGALAQWRAAPSFESANVFVAGTPIVNKDGELVSVVTAKRGNHYAVSNFEGEGGYFATTNPWTIINTPEGASIYGDRSFNTRAEVREYIASLPPPELSELLPPKPVLHTGHSWRLALVTHNGVQLAHFYLHGVIVNNIEYL from the exons ATGTCGAAGCGGACAGTCCTAAACGAGAACTACAAGGGCCTGGTGGAGAACTTCTCCATTCCCGCGGAGGTGCACGAGAGGGACGGCAAGAAGTACGCCAGTTTCGGCGAAGTCGTGCCGATACACTGCTGCACGCCGGAAGAG GTGGCGGCGCGCGAGAAGACGACGCATCACTACTGCGACATCTTCACGGAGCGCGCGCTCGCGCCGCTCGGCGAGCTCGCCTACGTGCGGCTCGACGACAACACCGCCGAGAAG GTGTTCATAAACCGCAGCAAGCGCCTGCTGGTGGTGTCGCACGACGGTGCGCTGGCGCAGTGGCGCGCGGCGCCGAGCTTCGAGTCCGCCAACGTGTTCGTGGCGGGCACGCCCATCGTCAACAAGGACGGGGAGCTGGTGTCCGTCGTCACCGCCAAGCGGGGGAACCATTACGCCGTGTCTAATTTTGAG GGCGAAGGCGGCTACTTCGCAACCACGAATCCCTGGACCATCATCAACACGCCAGAGGGCGCCAGCATCTACGGCGACAGGAGCTTCAACACTCGCGCGGAGGTGCGGGAGTACATCGCGTCCCTCCCTCCGCCGGAGCTGTCCGAGCTCCTCCCTCCCAAGCCGGTGCTACACACGGGTCACTCCTGGAGGCTGGCACTCGTGACGCACAATGGAGTTCAGCTCGCACACTTCTACCTTCACGGCGTTATAGTCAATAATATagagtatttgtaa